In Actinoplanes octamycinicus, the genomic window TGACCGCGACCCGGGAGCTGCGCCCGGACCGGCGGCCGCCGGGCACGTGCTGACGGCCGGCCGGAGCGGCGGATGGGATACTGCCGGGTGCCGCGCCGAGAGGTATCTAGGCCATATCTCTCGGCGCGGCGCGGCCGGATCAGTACCCGCCGAAGGTGTCGTGCGTGACGTAGGTGCCGGTCGGCGGCGTGATCGTGCGCCGGTTCTGCTGGTAGCTCTTCTCCCAGCGGGCGACGCTGCCGTTCGGGTTCTTCACGATGTACTGGAACTCGACGTAGGTGTTGGGCGGCAGCGCGGCGCCACCGGTCCAGACCGGGAAGGTGGTGCCGGTGGTGCTGAGCGGGACGGCCTTGGCCGTGTCCCAGCCGCCGAGCGCCGGGATGTTGCCGACCACCGCCACCGTCTGGCCCCAGCTGGTGAAGTCGGCGGTGACGTTGAAGGTGGCGGCGATCGGCGTGACCTCGGCGGCGCCGGCGGTCACCGGCGCCGCGGTGACGGCCGGGGCGGCCAGGGCGGGACCGCCGGCCCCGAGGACGCCGGCGACGAGCCCGGCGACGACGCCGGCCCGGACGGCGATGCGGTTCTGCATGAAGTCTCCTCAGTCAAACAGCCTGCCAGATCCTGCAAAGGATGGAAGTGTTTGCAGACCGCGACCGGTGTCGCGCGGCAGGCACTCTCCACACTGGTCACTCGTGAGACCCCGGTCAAGGCATGGTGAGAAGCTGTGAGCTGCGTCAAGAAGTCACCGTCGCGTCACAGTATCTTGCTAACGGGGGTGCAAGATTTGCAAGAATTTACAGCGTGGTGAGCCGGAGTGCCGCCGTGGCGACGGCCTCCTGGAGTTCCTCGTGCGGCGGGAGGGTGGCCAGGTCGCGGCGCATCCCGATGACGCTCTCCACCAGGCCGAGCACCAGGTCGCCGGGGACGTCGCCGCCGGCCAGCCGGCGGTAGGCGAGGCGCAGCCGCTCCCGCTCGGCGCGGAATCGGGTGAACGGCTCGGTGGCGATCTCCGGCAGGGCGTAGAGGATGCCGGCGTTCCATCGGGCGCCGAGCAGCACCCCCACGTCGTAGCGGACCAGCGCGCGCAACGCCTCGGCCGGGTCCAGGCCCTGCTCGGGCAGTGACGACGCGTAGTCCACCGACGGCCGGACGGTGGACTCGAGCAGCTCGGCGAGGATCTGCTCCTTGGTCTTGAAGTGGTAGTAGAGCGAGGCCTGCCGCACACCGACCATCTCGGCGATCATCCGGGTCGAGGTGGCCGCGTAACCCCGCTCGGCGAACAGCTCGGCGGCGGCGTCCAGGATCTCGTCGCGGGCGGACCCGGTGGGCAGCCGGCGGGCGCCGGATCGGGGCCGGCCGACGGAGGCGGTCGGGGAACTCACCACCGCATCGTGTCACGCGGCCGCCCGCACTTCCGTCGCCGGATCGATGTAACCGTCGCGACACAGTAGGCAACCCAAGGTTTACCGCCGAGAAACCACGGTCGATGTCCGGTCACAGAATCTGTCAACCGACAGGTATTCGCCGGACCTCCGGGAGACGGTATGACCACATCCACCACTGACGCCGCTGACCTGCGCGGCTTCGGATACGAGCCGGAGCTGCGCCGCAGCATCGGCAGCTACGCGTCGTTCGCCGCCGGGTTCTCCTTCGTCTCGATCCTCACCACGGTCTTCCAGCTCTTCGGTTTCGGCTTCTCGTTCGGCGGGCCGGCGTTCTTCTGGACCTGGCCGCTGGTCTTCCTCGGCCAGTTCATGGTGGCGCTCAACTTCGCCGAACTGGCCGCCCGCTACCCGCTCTCCGGCTGCATCTACCAGTGGTCGCGCCGGCTCTCCAACGCCACGGTCGGCTGGTTCGCCGGCTGGGTGATGATCATCGCGCAGATCGTCACGGTGGCCGCCGCGGCGATCGCGCTGCAGGTGGTGCTGCCGCAGATCTGGTCCGGCTTCCAGCTGGTCGGCGGCGACCCGGCGCTCACCTCGGCCAGCGGCGCCACCAACGCGGTGCTGCTCGGCTCGATCCTGATCGTGCTCACCACGCTGGTGAACGTGATCGGCGTCCGGCTCATGGCGATCATCAACAGCACCGGGGTGACCCTGGAGATCATCGGCGTGGTCGCGGTGATCGTGCTGCTGCTGTTCAACGTGGAGCGCGGGCCGGGCGTCGTGTTCGACACCGGCGGCATGGGCGACGGCGCCTCGTACGTCGGCCCGTTCCTGGTCTCCGCCCTGATGGCGGCCTACGTGGTGGTCGGCTTCGACAGCGCCGGCGAGCTCAGCGAGGAGACCCGCGACCCGCGGCACACCGCGCCCCGCACGATCCTGCGGGCGCTCGCCGCGTCCGGCATCGGCGGCGGCCTGATGCTGCTGGTCGCGCTGATGGCCGCGCCCAGCCTGACCGACGGCCGGCTGGCCACCGAGGGCCTGCCCTACGTGCTGACCAGCCGCCTCGGCGAGACCGGCGGCAAGATCCTGCTGATCGACGTGGCGATCGCGGTCGCGGTCTGCACCCTGGCCATCCAGACCGCCGGCAGCCGGATGGTCTTCTCGATGGCCCGGGACGGCGTGCTGCCGTTCTCCGCCGCGCTCAGCAAGGTCAACCCGCGCACCGGCACCCCGGCGCTGCCGGCCATCGTGGTCGGCGCCGGCGCGGCCGGGGTCCTGCTGGTCAACATCGGACAGGCGGCCCTGTTCACCGCGCTGACCAGCGTCTGCATCGTGCTGCTCTACCTCGCCTACGCCCTGGTCACCATCCCGCTGCTGATCCGCCGGATCAAGGGCTGGCCGGCCGGCGCCGAGGCCGCCACCACCGAACGCGGCGGCAAGCTCTTCTCGCTCGGCAAGTTCGGGATCGTGGTCAACGCGGTCGCCGTCCTCTACGGCCTCGGCATGATCCTCAACCTCGGCTGGCCCCGCCAGGAGGTCTACGACCCGGCCGGCACCCACTGGTACCTGCACTACTTCTCGCTGATCTTCGTCGGCGGCGCGCTGCTCGCCGGCGGCCTCGCCTACCTGCGCTACCGCACCCGCGCGCTGTCGCTGCACCTGCCGTCGTTCCCGGCCGCCGTCCCGGCCGTCGTCGAAGGAGAGCCCGCATGAGCACCGCCACCACCACCGGGGCCCGGGAGCACGCCCGCGCCCAGGGCGGCACCGTCGTCGAGTGCATGCCCACGGTCCCGGCCAGCACCGGGCTGACCTGGGAGGAGACGATTCCCGGCGGCGGTTACGCGAGCAAGCGCCTGGCCCGCGGCACCACCCTGCGGTTGACCGACGTCCACGGCGACGCCTGCGTCTCGGTGCTGGTGTTCAACGCCGACGAGCCGTGGGAGCGGCTCAACGTCGCCGACACGGTCAAGGTGCTCTGGCAGGCCTACGTGGGGGAGGGGCACCTGCTTCTCTCCGACCAGGGGCGCGCCCTGGCGACGGTCACGGCCGGTTCCCCGGACCGCTCGGACACCTTCTGCGGCACCACCACCCTCACGAGCAATTCTTCACGGTACGGCGACGGCAGCCCGCACAGCGCCACCCCGGCCGGCCGTGAACTGTTCACCCTCGCCGCCGCCAAGCACGGGCTGACCCGCCGGGACCTGCCGCCGAGCATCTCGTTCTTCCAGGGCGTCCGGGTCGGCGCGGACGGCGGCTTCACCTGGCTCGGCTCGGCGGGACCGGGGGCCGTCGTCGAGCTGCGCGCCGAGATGCCGGTCACGGTGCTGCTCGTCAACGTTCCGCATCCGCTCGACCCGCGCGAGGAATACACCTGCTCACCCGTACGGATAAGCGCCCGTCCCGGCAAGCCGAGCGAACCGCGCGATGCCCGCACGCCGGAAGCCGAGCGGGCCCTGTTCAACACCGTCGACTACCTGACCGCCCGGGGGCTCGCATGACGACCGTTCTCGATCAGATCGTCCCGGCCCGCGCGCCGTGGTCCGCGGTGATCCGGAAGGGTCAGACGCTGACCATCGAGGACCTGGCCGGCAACCAGGCCGTCGACTGCCTGATCTACAACGCGGACGACACCGCCGAACGCTACTCGGCGCCGGACACCGTCGCGGCGCAGGGCACCATCTTCCTGACCACCGGCAGCGTGCTGCGCTCCAGCGAGGGCAACCCGCTGATGACCGTGATCGGCGACCAGGTCGGCCGGCACGACACGGTCGGCGGGGCGTGCAGCCGGGAGAGCAACACCCTCCGGTACGGCCAGCACACCAAGCACCAGCACGCCTGCGTGGAGAACTTCCTGATCGAGGGCAGCCGCTGGGGTCTCGGCAAGCGTGACCTGGTCAGCAACATCAACTGGTACATGAACGTGCCGGTCGACCCGGACGGCAGCCTCGGCATCGTCGACGGCATCTCCGCGCCCGGCCTCACCGTGACCCTGCGCGCCGAGATGGACGTGCTGGTCCTGGTGTCGAACTGCCCGCAGATCAACAACCCGTGCAACGGCTTCGACCCGACGCCGGTCCGGATGCTGGTCACCGCTCCCTGACCTCCGGCACGCCGCAGCCACCACGGCAAGCCGTCCCTCTCCCCGACCCGGAGGCCCGCTCCCCATGTTCGACACCCTGCTGATCGCGAACCGCGGCGAGATCGCCTGCCGGATCATCCGCACCGCCGCGCGGATCGGGCTGAAGACCGTCGCGGTCTTCTCCGACGCCGACCGCGCCGCCCCGCACGTCCGGATGGCCGACGTGGCCGTCCGGCTCGGCCCGGCCCCGGCCCGGGAGAGCTATCTGCTGGTCGACCGGGTGCTCGACGCCGCACTGTCCACCGGCGCCGGCGCCGTGCACCCCGGATACGGCTTCCTCTCCGAGGACGCCGCCTTCGCCACCGCGGTCGAGGCGGCCGGGCTCGCGTTCGTCGGGCCGACGCCGGCGCAGCTGACCGCGTTCGGCGCCAAGCACACCGCGCGGGACCTGGCCCGGACGGCCGGCGTTCCGATGATCGAGGGCACCGGGCTGCTGTCCGGCTTGGACGAGGCGCTCGCCGCCGCCGAGACGATCGGCTACCCGGTGATGCTGAAGGCGACCGGCGGGGGCGGCGGCATCGGCATGCAGGCCTGCCACAACGCGGCCGAACTGGCGTCCGCTTTTGATCGGGTCGAGCGGCTCGCGGTCGCGAACTTCGGCAGCGGCGGAGTGTTCCTCGAACGGTTCGTGCAGCATGCCCGGCACGTCGAGGTGCAGGTCTTCGGTGACGGCGCCGGACGCGTGGTGGCGCTCGGTGACCGGGACTGCAGCCTGCAGCGGCGCAACCAGAAAGTGATCGAGGAAGCGCCCGCGCCCGGCCTGCCGGACGACGTGCGAGAGCAGCTGCACGCGGCGGCCACGGCCCTCTGCTCGTCGGTGCGGTATCGGTCAGCGGGGACCGTCGAGTTCGTCTACGACGCGGCCCGGGAGCAGGCCTCATTCCTGGAGGTGAACACCCGGCTGCAGGTCGAGCACCCGGTCACCGAGGAGATCTTCGGGATCGACCTGGTGGAGTGGATGCTGCGCCTGGCGCAGGGCGACGCGAGCGTGCTGGACGAGCCGCGACGGGCGGCCGGGGCGGCGGTCGAGGCCCGCGTCTACGCCGAGGACCCGACGCAGGGGCACCGGCCCAGCGCCGGACTGATCACCGACGTGGCCTTTCCCGGCGACGTCCGGGTGGACGGCTGGGTCGAGGCCGGGACCGAGGTGAGCACCGCCTACGACCCGATGCTGGCCAAGGTGATCGTCACCGGCGCGACCCGGGACGAGGCGTTCGGCAACCTGCGGGCCGCGCTGGCCGGGACCAGGGTGGACGGGATCGAGACGAACCTCGGGTTGCTGCGCGCCGCCGCGGCCCACCACGACGTGCTGGCGGCGCGGCACTCGACGGCCACGCTCGCCGGGGTGCACGACACCGAGCCGCGGATCGTGGTCGAGCGGCCCGGCACGATGACCACGGTGCAGGACTGGCCCGGGCGGACCGGGCTGTGGGAGGTCGGGGTGCCGCCGTCCGGGCCGATGGACGACCTGTCCTTCCGGCTCGGGAACACGGCGCTCGGCAACCCGGAGGGGGCGCCCGGCCTGGAGTGCACGGTGGACGGGCCGGCGCTGCGGTTCACCGCGGACACCACGGTCTGTGTGACCGGGGCGCCGGTGCCGGTGAGCGTCGACGGACGGCCGGTGCCGCAGTGGGAGCCGGTTGTGGTGCCGGCGGGTGCGGTGCTCGACGTCGGGAAGGCGACCTCGGGTGGGTTGCGGGCCTATGTGCTGTTCGCCGGGGGCC contains:
- a CDS encoding amino acid permease, translated to MTTSTTDAADLRGFGYEPELRRSIGSYASFAAGFSFVSILTTVFQLFGFGFSFGGPAFFWTWPLVFLGQFMVALNFAELAARYPLSGCIYQWSRRLSNATVGWFAGWVMIIAQIVTVAAAAIALQVVLPQIWSGFQLVGGDPALTSASGATNAVLLGSILIVLTTLVNVIGVRLMAIINSTGVTLEIIGVVAVIVLLLFNVERGPGVVFDTGGMGDGASYVGPFLVSALMAAYVVVGFDSAGELSEETRDPRHTAPRTILRALAASGIGGGLMLLVALMAAPSLTDGRLATEGLPYVLTSRLGETGGKILLIDVAIAVAVCTLAIQTAGSRMVFSMARDGVLPFSAALSKVNPRTGTPALPAIVVGAGAAGVLLVNIGQAALFTALTSVCIVLLYLAYALVTIPLLIRRIKGWPAGAEAATTERGGKLFSLGKFGIVVNAVAVLYGLGMILNLGWPRQEVYDPAGTHWYLHYFSLIFVGGALLAGGLAYLRYRTRALSLHLPSFPAAVPAVVEGEPA
- a CDS encoding carbohydrate-binding module family 20 domain-containing protein; translated protein: MQNRIAVRAGVVAGLVAGVLGAGGPALAAPAVTAAPVTAGAAEVTPIAATFNVTADFTSWGQTVAVVGNIPALGGWDTAKAVPLSTTGTTFPVWTGGAALPPNTYVEFQYIVKNPNGSVARWEKSYQQNRRTITPPTGTYVTHDTFGGY
- a CDS encoding urea amidolyase associated protein UAAP2, with protein sequence MTTVLDQIVPARAPWSAVIRKGQTLTIEDLAGNQAVDCLIYNADDTAERYSAPDTVAAQGTIFLTTGSVLRSSEGNPLMTVIGDQVGRHDTVGGACSRESNTLRYGQHTKHQHACVENFLIEGSRWGLGKRDLVSNINWYMNVPVDPDGSLGIVDGISAPGLTVTLRAEMDVLVLVSNCPQINNPCNGFDPTPVRMLVTAP
- a CDS encoding urea amidolyase associated protein UAAP1 — encoded protein: MSTATTTGAREHARAQGGTVVECMPTVPASTGLTWEETIPGGGYASKRLARGTTLRLTDVHGDACVSVLVFNADEPWERLNVADTVKVLWQAYVGEGHLLLSDQGRALATVTAGSPDRSDTFCGTTTLTSNSSRYGDGSPHSATPAGRELFTLAAAKHGLTRRDLPPSISFFQGVRVGADGGFTWLGSAGPGAVVELRAEMPVTVLLVNVPHPLDPREEYTCSPVRISARPGKPSEPRDARTPEAERALFNTVDYLTARGLA
- a CDS encoding TetR/AcrR family transcriptional regulator, whose translation is MSSPTASVGRPRSGARRLPTGSARDEILDAAAELFAERGYAATSTRMIAEMVGVRQASLYYHFKTKEQILAELLESTVRPSVDYASSLPEQGLDPAEALRALVRYDVGVLLGARWNAGILYALPEIATEPFTRFRAERERLRLAYRRLAGGDVPGDLVLGLVESVIGMRRDLATLPPHEELQEAVATAALRLTTL